Proteins found in one Aquibium microcysteis genomic segment:
- a CDS encoding response regulator transcription factor — protein sequence MTEANAAVHVIDDDALVRQALNSLLRSVGFEVCTHETTDSYLAAPRENGPSCLLLDVRLKGASGLDFQADLATRGITVPVIVMTGYGDIPMSVRAMKAGAVDFLTKPFRDQDLLDAVTTTLARESRRRMQDGERAALVDRYRTLSDRERQVMRLVTDGMMNKQAAFELGLSEITIKFHRAAAMRKMGARSLAELVRMAGQLGLDEET from the coding sequence ATGACGGAAGCGAATGCTGCAGTCCACGTCATCGACGACGACGCGCTGGTGCGCCAGGCGCTGAATTCGCTTCTGCGCTCGGTCGGCTTCGAGGTCTGCACGCACGAGACCACCGACAGCTACCTGGCGGCCCCGCGCGAGAACGGGCCATCCTGCCTTCTGCTCGACGTGCGTCTGAAGGGGGCGAGCGGGCTGGACTTCCAGGCCGATCTCGCCACGCGCGGCATCACCGTCCCGGTGATCGTCATGACCGGCTATGGCGACATCCCGATGTCGGTGCGCGCGATGAAGGCGGGGGCGGTCGATTTCCTGACCAAGCCCTTTCGCGACCAGGACCTGCTGGACGCCGTCACCACCACGCTCGCCCGCGAAAGCCGGCGACGGATGCAGGACGGCGAACGTGCCGCGCTGGTCGATCGCTACCGCACCCTGTCCGACCGGGAGCGACAGGTGATGCGCCTCGTCACCGACGGCATGATGAACAAGCAGGCGGCGTTCGAACTGGGGCTCAGCGAGATCACCATCAAGTTCCACCGCGCCGCGGCAATGCGGAAGATGGGTGCCCGCAGCCTGGCGGAACTGGTCCGCATGGCCGGGCAGCTGGGGCTCGACGAAGAGACGTAG
- a CDS encoding response regulator transcription factor: MPGGSGAASLAHPDARYCGRRDIERTSGRPLVAIVDDDSKVRSGLSSLLRSEGFRVDQYEHAEAFLAALPEKMPDCLLTDIQLPGADGLDLQLEMSRQFPALPIVVMTAYPSAALRDRAIRQGALRFLSKPFSHDELLSSILQAVER, from the coding sequence TTGCCGGGCGGGTCCGGTGCGGCCAGTCTGGCGCACCCTGATGCTCGGTACTGCGGGAGGCGGGACATCGAACGGACAAGCGGGCGGCCTCTCGTCGCCATCGTCGACGACGACTCCAAGGTCCGCAGCGGGCTGTCGAGCCTGCTGCGGTCCGAAGGCTTTCGGGTCGATCAGTACGAGCATGCGGAGGCCTTCCTGGCAGCTCTGCCCGAGAAAATGCCCGACTGCCTCCTGACCGACATCCAGTTGCCGGGAGCCGACGGGCTGGACCTGCAGCTGGAAATGAGCCGGCAGTTCCCGGCGCTGCCCATCGTCGTGATGACCGCCTATCCCAGCGCCGCGCTGCGCGACCGGGCCATCCGTCAGGGGGCCCTGCGGTTTCTCAGCAAGCCGTTTTCCCACGACGAACTCCTGAGCTCCATCCTGCAGGCGGTCGAAAGGTGA
- a CDS encoding PAS domain-containing sensor histidine kinase encodes MLVLLALPVVGLALLHPGPPSATVPALCLLAIALQALAIGLCRAARERLEDRLAEAQRWTDILFQRAGVSLWREDWSAARDAVMRLLESGVTDMQSHFAQHPDELRAIRRSVTITDVNDHAVQRAGASGKHEMLGSLEALLPDTDHTFIQWLVAFAEGATIYRSETHITMPDGKEVDTLFFAGLPANMKDFEDILVSDIDITDYKATQARLARAERDLARAARISTVGALTASIAHEVNSSLAAIVSSSEAALRWLSRGTPDLDEATAALQNTLAAATRATAVVDRTRAFIANAPAPSAESDLATIVQDSVLLIDRELRMHGVSVHIDVPDGLPPLLAEEVNIQQVIVNLMMNGAQAMAEPPAATASGARDLSISARERGDRVVVTIRDDGPGLREDDLQLIFQPFYSTRQGGMGMGLAICKSCIEAHGGRITAQSADGGGAIFQFDLPAASRAPIPSPAKE; translated from the coding sequence ATGCTGGTCCTTCTCGCCCTCCCGGTCGTCGGCCTGGCTCTGCTCCATCCCGGCCCGCCGTCCGCGACCGTCCCGGCGCTGTGTCTTCTGGCCATCGCGCTGCAGGCCCTGGCGATCGGTCTCTGTCGCGCGGCGCGCGAGCGGCTCGAGGACCGGTTGGCCGAAGCGCAGCGCTGGACCGACATCCTGTTCCAGCGCGCCGGCGTCTCGCTCTGGCGCGAGGACTGGTCGGCGGCGCGGGATGCCGTGATGCGCCTGCTCGAGAGCGGCGTCACCGACATGCAGTCCCATTTCGCGCAGCACCCCGACGAATTGCGGGCCATCCGGCGCAGTGTGACCATCACCGACGTCAACGACCACGCCGTGCAGCGGGCCGGGGCCTCGGGCAAGCATGAAATGCTGGGGTCGCTCGAGGCACTGCTGCCGGACACCGACCATACCTTCATCCAGTGGCTGGTCGCCTTCGCGGAAGGGGCGACGATCTATCGGTCCGAGACCCACATCACGATGCCGGACGGCAAGGAGGTCGACACGCTGTTCTTCGCCGGCCTGCCCGCGAACATGAAGGATTTCGAGGACATCCTCGTCAGCGACATCGACATCACCGACTACAAGGCGACCCAGGCGCGTCTCGCCCGCGCCGAGCGGGATCTGGCGCGGGCGGCGCGGATCAGCACGGTCGGCGCGCTGACCGCATCGATCGCGCATGAGGTGAACTCGTCCCTCGCCGCCATCGTCTCGAGCAGCGAGGCGGCGCTGCGCTGGCTGTCGCGCGGGACGCCCGACCTCGACGAGGCGACCGCCGCCCTGCAGAACACGCTGGCCGCGGCGACGCGCGCGACGGCGGTGGTGGACCGCACCCGGGCGTTCATCGCCAATGCCCCCGCGCCTTCCGCCGAAAGCGACCTCGCGACCATCGTGCAGGACAGCGTGCTTCTGATCGACCGCGAGTTGCGGATGCACGGCGTCTCCGTCCACATCGACGTGCCGGACGGCCTGCCGCCGCTCCTGGCGGAAGAGGTGAACATCCAGCAGGTCATCGTCAACCTGATGATGAACGGGGCGCAGGCGATGGCGGAACCGCCCGCTGCGACGGCGAGCGGCGCGCGCGACCTGTCGATCTCGGCGCGGGAGCGCGGCGACAGGGTCGTCGTGACCATCCGGGATGATGGCCCCGGACTGCGGGAGGACGACCTGCAGCTCATCTTCCAGCCCTTCTATTCGACCCGTCAGGGGGGAATGGGCATGGGGCTGGCGATCTGCAAGAGCTGCATCGAGGCCCATGGCGGCCGCATCACGGCACAGTCCGCCGACGGCGGCGGCGCGATCTTCCAGTTCGATCTCCCCGCGGCGTCCCGCGCGCCCATCCCCTCCCCTGCCAAGGAATAG
- a CDS encoding alpha/beta hydrolase: protein MIEDDFHSADGTRIHMRTWTAATAPRGVVVICHGLNSHSGQYRWVAGRFAAQGLEVLALDLRGRGLSDGERFYVEDVARYVEDLRGLIAIARQRLPGLPIFLLGHSAGGVVSCTYCLDFQDEIAGLICESFAYQVPAPGIVLAAIKGVSHVAPRLGVLSLKMKDFTRDPHVLAALDADPLTLHETQPAATVAALVRADERLHASFGQITLPVLILHGSADRATNCEGSRFFHDHAGSPDKTLKIYDGHVHDLLADVGREEVIADISSWIAARLPKSAA from the coding sequence ATGATCGAAGACGATTTCCACAGCGCCGACGGAACCCGCATCCACATGCGGACCTGGACGGCGGCGACGGCGCCTCGCGGCGTCGTCGTGATCTGCCACGGCCTGAACTCGCACAGCGGACAATACCGCTGGGTCGCCGGCCGGTTCGCCGCGCAGGGCCTCGAGGTTCTGGCGCTCGACCTGCGCGGACGCGGCCTGTCCGACGGCGAGCGCTTCTATGTCGAAGACGTCGCCCGCTATGTGGAAGACCTGCGCGGCCTGATTGCCATCGCGCGGCAGCGGCTGCCCGGCCTGCCGATCTTCCTGCTCGGTCACAGCGCGGGCGGCGTCGTGTCCTGCACCTACTGCCTCGACTTCCAGGACGAGATCGCGGGCCTGATCTGCGAAAGCTTCGCCTATCAGGTTCCGGCGCCTGGGATCGTGCTGGCCGCGATCAAGGGCGTCAGCCACGTCGCGCCGCGCCTCGGCGTCCTGTCCCTGAAGATGAAGGACTTCACCCGCGACCCGCACGTGCTGGCCGCGCTGGACGCCGACCCGCTCACCCTCCACGAGACCCAGCCGGCGGCGACCGTCGCGGCCCTGGTCCGGGCGGACGAACGGCTGCACGCTTCCTTCGGGCAGATCACCCTGCCAGTGCTGATCCTGCACGGGAGTGCCGACAGGGCGACCAACTGCGAGGGCAGCCGGTTCTTCCACGATCACGCCGGCTCGCCCGACAAGACGCTGAAGATCTACGACGGCCATGTCCACGACCTGCTCGCCGACGTGGGCCGCGAGGAGGTGATCGCCGACATCTCGTCCTGGATCGCCGCGCGCCTGCCGAAGTCGGCCGCCTAG
- a CDS encoding MurR/RpiR family transcriptional regulator, translating to MSIREDLAHTRHVLTASEAKIVQVLLADFPMSGLGTATRLAKLAGVSDPTVTRLMIKLGYSGFADFQQRVLAEVESRLHSPLLMMEAKRPDGSDAASALDYFRSVADSLERTRTAVAAQAYTRVVRMLLEGKGEVLLLGGRFSRHIASMFAGYLMQFRAGVRDMGELAPPDFDLLIDLGRRDLLVVFDYRRYQSDVVRFARQAHERGVSILLFTDGWLSPIADYADQTMVAAIEANSPFDTLATAVAQMEAVLAHALALHGGDMRKRMEEIEGIRRANAVTLDAVTPSPADRVAEAGGTAGTPSPSRRTKPA from the coding sequence ATGTCGATTCGCGAAGATCTGGCGCATACGCGTCACGTGCTGACGGCCTCGGAGGCGAAGATCGTGCAGGTGCTGCTGGCCGACTTTCCGATGTCGGGCCTCGGCACCGCCACGCGGCTGGCCAAGCTCGCAGGCGTCAGCGATCCCACCGTCACGCGGCTGATGATCAAGCTCGGCTATTCGGGCTTCGCCGACTTCCAGCAGCGTGTGCTGGCCGAGGTCGAATCGCGGCTGCATTCGCCGCTGCTGATGATGGAGGCCAAGCGGCCGGACGGTTCGGACGCCGCCTCCGCGCTCGACTATTTCCGCTCCGTCGCCGACAGTCTGGAGCGGACCCGCACCGCGGTGGCCGCGCAGGCCTATACGCGGGTCGTCCGGATGCTGCTCGAAGGCAAGGGCGAGGTGCTGCTGCTCGGCGGCCGCTTCAGCCGCCACATCGCCTCGATGTTCGCAGGCTATCTGATGCAGTTCCGCGCCGGCGTGCGCGACATGGGCGAACTGGCGCCGCCCGATTTCGACCTGCTGATCGATCTCGGCAGACGCGACCTTCTCGTCGTGTTCGACTACCGGCGCTACCAGTCCGACGTCGTGCGCTTCGCGCGCCAGGCGCATGAGCGCGGCGTCTCCATCCTGCTCTTCACCGACGGCTGGCTGTCGCCGATCGCCGACTACGCCGACCAGACCATGGTCGCCGCCATCGAGGCCAATTCGCCCTTCGACACGCTGGCCACCGCGGTGGCCCAGATGGAGGCGGTGCTGGCGCACGCGCTGGCGCTGCATGGCGGCGACATGCGCAAGCGGATGGAGGAGATCGAAGGCATCCGCCGCGCCAATGCGGTCACGCTCGACGCGGTCACGCCCTCGCCGGCGGACCGCGTCGCCGAAGCCGGCGGCACCGCCGGCACGCCCTCCCCTTCAAGACGGACGAAACCCGCATGA
- a CDS encoding isochorismatase family cysteine hydrolase → MTDPLPRRDAPFSPGQTALLLVDMQRIWLEPGLDPGHPDWGADHYFYRQTREVVIPNQVRLLAAARQSGVEVMHTIIQSLTEDGRDRSLDHKLTPIHIPPSLPEGLPPKELAPVGDEILLPKTSSGIFNSTNVDYLLRNLGIRHLVVAGVLTDQCVDMTVRDGADRGYLVTCVADACAAPTQERHETALKAFGGYCWVADTATVEARFRSLRRADAA, encoded by the coding sequence ATGACCGACCCCCTGCCCCGCCGCGACGCGCCCTTCTCGCCCGGCCAGACCGCACTGCTCCTCGTCGACATGCAGCGCATCTGGCTGGAGCCCGGGCTCGATCCCGGCCACCCGGACTGGGGCGCGGACCACTATTTCTATCGCCAGACGCGCGAGGTGGTGATCCCCAACCAGGTGCGCCTGCTCGCCGCCGCCCGGCAGAGCGGGGTGGAGGTGATGCACACCATCATCCAGAGCCTGACCGAGGACGGCCGCGACCGCTCGCTCGACCACAAGCTGACGCCGATCCACATCCCGCCGAGCCTGCCCGAAGGCCTGCCGCCCAAGGAGCTCGCACCGGTCGGCGACGAGATCCTGCTGCCAAAGACCTCGTCCGGCATCTTCAATTCCACCAATGTCGACTACCTCCTGCGCAACCTCGGCATCCGCCATCTCGTCGTGGCGGGCGTGCTGACCGACCAGTGCGTCGACATGACGGTGCGCGACGGGGCCGATCGCGGCTATCTGGTCACCTGCGTGGCGGATGCCTGCGCGGCGCCGACGCAGGAGCGGCACGAGACGGCGCTGAAGGCCTTCGGCGGCTACTGCTGGGTCGCCGACACCGCCACCGTCGAGGCGCGCTTCCGGTCGCTCCGTCGGGCGGACGCCGCATGA
- a CDS encoding glutamine synthetase family protein yields MSAALAPLVSIVTTDLAAVTRGRPLTEARFRKALETGIGWVPANQCLTAFNTIADPNPWGSSGDLRILPDEAARFTTAATGTATRFDMVIGDIVELDGSPWTACPRTQLRAALRALEAATGLGLVATFEQEFTLLPGAAGAPAVPLHAFSVEALRHFDPFAPRLAACLEQAGVEPEMVLAEYGANQFEITHAPTDALTAADRAVAIREITREVARTAGARASFAPKPALDQVGNGVHIHFSLRDASGQPATFDAARPGRLSQAAGAFCAGIVKHLSGIVALTASGVPSYYRLAPHNWSSSYTWLGERDREATLRICPTVTIGGREPERQFNVEYRAADATANPYLALAAIVRAGLAGIEADLAAPPIVGRDPSVMSADERERLGLRRLPETLEDALDAMAADPAVMAWFPPELLASFVAVKRSEIGLMAGLDRAAVCAAYGARY; encoded by the coding sequence ATGAGCGCCGCCCTCGCCCCGCTGGTCAGCATCGTGACGACCGATCTCGCCGCGGTCACGCGCGGACGGCCGCTCACCGAGGCCCGCTTCCGCAAGGCTCTGGAGACCGGCATCGGCTGGGTGCCCGCCAACCAGTGCCTGACCGCCTTCAACACCATCGCCGATCCCAACCCGTGGGGTTCATCGGGCGACCTGCGCATCCTGCCGGACGAGGCCGCGCGCTTCACCACGGCGGCGACGGGGACGGCGACGCGCTTCGACATGGTGATCGGCGACATCGTCGAACTCGACGGCTCGCCCTGGACGGCCTGCCCCCGCACGCAGCTGCGCGCCGCGCTGCGCGCCCTCGAGGCGGCGACCGGGCTCGGCCTCGTCGCCACCTTCGAGCAGGAGTTCACGCTGCTGCCGGGTGCCGCCGGCGCGCCGGCCGTGCCGCTGCATGCCTTCTCGGTCGAGGCGCTGCGCCATTTCGATCCCTTCGCGCCGCGGCTGGCCGCCTGTCTCGAACAGGCGGGGGTGGAGCCGGAGATGGTGCTCGCCGAATATGGCGCCAACCAGTTCGAGATCACGCACGCGCCGACGGATGCGCTGACCGCCGCTGACCGGGCGGTGGCCATCCGCGAGATCACCCGCGAGGTCGCCCGCACCGCCGGCGCCCGCGCGAGCTTCGCGCCGAAGCCCGCGCTCGACCAGGTCGGCAACGGCGTGCACATCCATTTCAGCCTGCGCGACGCGTCGGGGCAGCCCGCGACCTTCGACGCCGCGCGACCCGGCCGCCTGTCGCAGGCCGCGGGCGCCTTCTGCGCCGGCATCGTGAAGCACCTGTCGGGCATCGTGGCGCTGACGGCGTCCGGCGTGCCGTCCTACTACCGGCTGGCGCCGCACAACTGGAGTTCGTCCTACACCTGGCTCGGCGAGCGCGACCGCGAGGCGACGCTCCGGATCTGCCCGACCGTGACGATCGGCGGACGCGAGCCTGAGCGCCAGTTCAACGTCGAGTACCGGGCCGCCGACGCGACCGCCAATCCCTATCTGGCGCTCGCCGCGATCGTGCGTGCGGGGCTGGCCGGGATCGAGGCGGATCTCGCCGCGCCGCCCATCGTCGGCCGCGATCCGTCCGTCATGAGCGCGGACGAGCGCGAACGCCTCGGCCTGCGGCGGCTGCCGGAGACGCTGGAGGACGCGCTCGACGCGATGGCGGCAGACCCCGCCGTCATGGCGTGGTTCCCGCCCGAGCTTCTCGCCAGCTTCGTCGCCGTCAAGCGGTCGGAGATCGGCCTGATGGCCGGGCTCGACCGTGCCGCGGTCTGCGCGGCCTACGGCGCGCGCTACTGA
- a CDS encoding N-formylglutamate amidohydrolase produces MLAAALPALDWPEPVEILNPGSETELVLICDHASNHIPAEYRNLGVGEADLTRHIAWDVGAAALTRALARRLGAPAFLGTYSRLLVDLNRPFGSPTSMPVLSEATRIPGNQDLGPSEIERRRRRVFEPFHAAVAAFLDARETEGRRSRIAAIHSFTPVFLGISRPWHVGILHDDEPAYAGRVMQGLARDPALIVGENVPYQIDRESDYAIPVHGTDRGSPALLIEIRNDLISDAEGIRDWTRRLTAVL; encoded by the coding sequence ATGCTGGCGGCCGCCCTTCCCGCGCTGGACTGGCCCGAACCGGTCGAGATCCTCAATCCCGGCTCGGAGACGGAGCTGGTGCTGATCTGCGACCACGCCTCCAACCACATTCCGGCCGAGTACCGGAACCTCGGCGTCGGCGAGGCGGATCTCACGCGTCACATCGCCTGGGACGTCGGTGCTGCCGCCCTCACCCGGGCGCTCGCCCGGCGGCTCGGTGCGCCGGCCTTCCTCGGCACCTATTCGCGGCTGCTGGTCGACTTGAACCGGCCGTTCGGCAGCCCGACCAGCATGCCGGTCCTGTCGGAGGCTACCCGCATCCCCGGCAACCAGGATCTCGGGCCGTCCGAGATCGAGCGCCGCCGCCGCCGGGTGTTCGAGCCGTTCCACGCGGCGGTCGCGGCCTTTCTCGATGCGCGCGAGACGGAGGGGCGGCGTTCGCGCATCGCCGCCATCCATTCCTTCACGCCGGTCTTCCTCGGCATTTCGCGGCCCTGGCACGTCGGGATCCTGCACGACGACGAACCCGCCTATGCCGGACGGGTGATGCAGGGGCTGGCGCGCGATCCGGCGCTGATCGTCGGCGAGAACGTGCCCTACCAGATCGACCGGGAGAGCGACTATGCGATCCCCGTGCACGGCACCGATCGGGGCAGCCCGGCGCTGCTGATCGAGATCCGCAACGACCTGATATCGGATGCCGAGGGCATCCGCGACTGGACCCGCCGCCTGACCGCGGTGCTCTGA
- a CDS encoding M20 family metallopeptidase produces MANTEDLIAGVQAAIERDSDWVIGLTRDMVRIPSVNPKFEPDPQINREADVQALLEPILGEQGFATEQWDALPGRPNLVGEWAGSEEKSLILCGHIDVVPVGALKDWSVDPFGGEIVDGRLYGRGAIDMKSGVAACIAAARAIRQAGITLDGRLAIHSVVDEESGGFGAMDAVRRGKLAKAVLVAEPTWGDVLPAEGGLEWVRVTIRGRTAHAGWRYNEIYPQAHEAGRLEPGVNAIELASRFLTALRHYELDRARARSHPLVPLGVNTINPGVIHGGAGLGANGLPNIMTNPAIIPDVAVIDLDMKFLPNESAAEIRRDFEAFVHHFAQTDAWMRTTPPTVQWELGGLHFPPMNTPVDHPLVGSLVARKSAIGKRPAIKGFVAVCDAAHYAGAGADGVIFGASGDGFHGIDEYVDVESLVETTKVIAASIIDWCGVR; encoded by the coding sequence ATGGCGAACACCGAAGACCTCATCGCCGGCGTGCAGGCCGCCATCGAGCGTGACAGCGACTGGGTGATCGGCCTGACCCGCGACATGGTCCGCATTCCCTCGGTCAACCCGAAGTTCGAGCCAGATCCGCAGATCAACCGCGAGGCCGACGTCCAGGCCCTGCTGGAGCCGATCCTCGGGGAGCAGGGCTTTGCCACCGAACAGTGGGACGCCCTGCCGGGACGGCCGAACCTCGTCGGCGAATGGGCCGGCTCGGAGGAGAAGAGCCTGATCCTCTGCGGCCACATCGACGTGGTGCCTGTCGGCGCACTGAAGGACTGGTCGGTCGATCCCTTCGGCGGCGAGATCGTCGACGGGCGGCTCTACGGCCGGGGCGCCATCGACATGAAGAGCGGTGTCGCCGCCTGCATCGCGGCCGCCCGCGCGATCCGTCAGGCCGGCATCACGCTCGACGGGCGGCTGGCGATCCACTCCGTCGTCGACGAGGAATCCGGCGGCTTCGGCGCCATGGACGCGGTCAGACGCGGCAAGCTGGCGAAGGCCGTCCTCGTCGCAGAACCGACCTGGGGCGACGTGCTGCCCGCCGAAGGCGGCCTCGAATGGGTGCGCGTCACCATCCGTGGCCGCACGGCGCACGCGGGATGGCGCTACAACGAGATCTACCCGCAGGCGCACGAGGCCGGCCGGCTCGAACCGGGCGTCAACGCGATCGAGCTCGCATCGCGCTTCCTCACGGCGCTGCGCCACTACGAACTCGACCGCGCCCGCGCCCGCTCGCATCCGCTGGTGCCGCTCGGCGTCAACACGATCAATCCAGGCGTGATCCACGGCGGCGCCGGACTGGGCGCGAATGGCCTGCCGAACATCATGACGAACCCGGCGATCATCCCGGACGTCGCGGTGATCGATCTCGACATGAAATTCCTGCCGAACGAGAGCGCGGCCGAAATCCGCCGCGACTTCGAGGCCTTCGTGCATCATTTCGCCCAGACCGACGCCTGGATGCGGACCACCCCGCCGACGGTCCAGTGGGAACTCGGCGGGCTGCACTTCCCGCCGATGAACACGCCCGTGGACCATCCGCTCGTCGGGTCGCTCGTGGCGCGCAAGAGCGCCATCGGCAAGCGGCCCGCCATCAAGGGCTTCGTCGCCGTCTGCGACGCCGCCCACTATGCCGGCGCCGGCGCCGACGGCGTCATCTTCGGCGCGAGCGGCGACGGATTCCACGGGATCGACGAGTATGTCGACGTCGAATCGCTCGTCGAGACGACCAAGGTCATCGCCGCGAGCATCATCGACTGGTGCGGCGTCCGCTGA
- a CDS encoding branched-chain amino acid ABC transporter permease, with protein sequence MMDTAGRNLRSPGRTPWQREAAGFVLGLAVLALMPFVFADSYSRHILIMAFIYAIVASNWDLSLGYGGVFNFGHLALFGIGVYAYALLTKLAGLDPWLALAASGVVATLAAVLVTIPILRLKGIYIILVTFGFAQLVMQVIISQSEITGGTQGIVRIPGLYLFDHNMVRDGKIGYFGIALALLAASTIFLRVLVRSRTGASIVALRDNEEYAISRGVSLVRQRLITLAASAFFTGVAGAFYAAYQRNASIDVFGMSLATIVLSMVLLGGTGTIYGAIIASFVLTIFAEAMADFGAWRPMITAVLIIVVMLVYPSGLVGMIQAAWAGLTGRLKRPA encoded by the coding sequence ATGATGGATACGGCCGGCCGCAACCTCCGTTCGCCGGGGCGCACCCCGTGGCAGCGCGAAGCCGCGGGCTTCGTGCTCGGCCTCGCGGTGCTGGCGCTCATGCCCTTCGTCTTCGCCGACAGCTACAGCCGCCACATCCTTATCATGGCCTTCATCTATGCCATCGTGGCCTCGAACTGGGATCTCAGCCTCGGCTATGGCGGGGTGTTCAACTTCGGCCACCTCGCGCTGTTCGGCATCGGCGTCTACGCCTATGCGCTCCTGACCAAGCTCGCGGGCCTCGACCCGTGGCTGGCGCTGGCCGCGAGCGGCGTCGTGGCGACGCTGGCTGCCGTCCTCGTCACGATCCCGATCCTGCGGCTGAAGGGCATCTACATCATCCTGGTGACCTTCGGCTTCGCCCAGCTGGTGATGCAGGTGATCATCAGCCAGTCGGAGATCACCGGCGGCACGCAGGGGATCGTGCGCATCCCCGGCCTCTACCTGTTCGACCACAACATGGTGCGCGACGGAAAGATCGGCTACTTCGGCATCGCGCTCGCGCTGCTGGCCGCAAGCACGATCTTCCTGCGCGTGCTGGTGCGCTCGCGGACCGGCGCCAGCATCGTGGCGCTGCGCGACAACGAGGAATATGCGATCAGCCGCGGCGTCTCGCTGGTGCGCCAGCGCCTGATCACGCTGGCGGCGAGCGCCTTCTTCACCGGCGTCGCGGGCGCCTTCTACGCCGCCTACCAGCGCAACGCCTCGATCGACGTCTTCGGCATGAGCCTGGCGACGATCGTGCTGTCGATGGTGCTGCTCGGCGGCACCGGCACGATCTACGGCGCGATCATCGCGTCCTTCGTGCTGACCATCTTCGCCGAGGCGATGGCGGACTTCGGCGCCTGGCGGCCGATGATCACCGCCGTCCTCATCATCGTCGTGATGCTGGTCTATCCGAGCGGTCTCGTGGGCATGATCCAGGCGGCCTGGGCCGGGCTGACCGGGCGGCTGAAGCGCCCGGCCTGA
- a CDS encoding branched-chain amino acid ABC transporter permease, with amino-acid sequence MGALAEILFGGLFQGSLYAMMAVGLALVWTTIGVFNFSHGVFMMLGAYLAWQLVETGLHPAAAFPLAVLATAAVGWLLQATVVRPLIGRANLVLVVVITTLAAGSLIENGVLTIWGPRSKQLPPLVDGNTMIGSIGVSLHQIAIIVVTPLILGALWMFLTRTRLGLALRAVAQNEDASQLVGLNVTALYGLAFAIAAALACLAGIFMGGYRFMSPVMGADPLLKALIVVVFGGISSISGPIFAAYLIGFFEAACSYYFGLYWTPALLFAVLILTLMVRPEGIFSSRSRGLA; translated from the coding sequence ATGGGCGCACTCGCGGAAATCCTGTTCGGAGGCCTGTTCCAGGGCTCGCTCTACGCCATGATGGCGGTGGGGCTGGCGCTGGTCTGGACGACCATCGGCGTGTTCAACTTCAGCCATGGCGTGTTCATGATGCTCGGCGCCTATCTCGCCTGGCAGCTGGTCGAGACCGGCCTGCATCCGGCCGCGGCCTTCCCGCTCGCCGTGCTGGCGACGGCAGCCGTCGGCTGGCTGCTGCAGGCCACCGTGGTGCGGCCGCTGATCGGCCGCGCCAACCTCGTCCTCGTCGTCGTCATCACCACGCTTGCGGCCGGCTCGCTGATCGAGAACGGGGTGCTCACGATCTGGGGGCCGCGCTCCAAGCAGCTGCCGCCGCTGGTCGACGGCAACACCATGATCGGCAGCATCGGCGTGTCGCTGCACCAGATCGCCATCATCGTGGTGACGCCGCTGATCCTCGGCGCGCTGTGGATGTTTCTCACGCGCACGCGGCTCGGGCTGGCGCTGCGCGCCGTGGCGCAGAACGAGGACGCGAGCCAGCTCGTCGGGCTGAACGTCACGGCGCTCTACGGGCTTGCCTTCGCGATCGCCGCCGCGCTCGCCTGCCTCGCCGGCATCTTCATGGGCGGCTATCGCTTCATGTCGCCGGTGATGGGCGCCGATCCGCTGCTGAAGGCGCTGATCGTCGTCGTCTTCGGCGGCATTTCGAGCATCTCCGGCCCGATCTTCGCGGCCTATCTGATCGGCTTCTTCGAAGCGGCCTGCAGCTATTATTTCGGCCTCTACTGGACGCCGGCGCTGCTCTTCGCCGTTCTGATCCTGACGCTGATGGTGCGTCCGGAGGGCATCTTCTCGAGCCGCAGCCGGGGACTGGCATGA